A genomic segment from Legionella quinlivanii encodes:
- a CDS encoding BON domain-containing protein: MKKLCIPLLSLSLLAGCQSMSGFNSYGQSFAGNSDEQISNAVRTSFSENEILADAPIQISSDHGVVTLSGYVKKIRQADVAEQIASRVNGVKTVENRIIIRK; encoded by the coding sequence ATGAAAAAGCTCTGTATCCCCTTATTGTCTCTCAGTTTGCTGGCAGGCTGCCAGTCCATGTCTGGTTTTAACAGTTACGGCCAGTCGTTTGCTGGCAACAGTGATGAACAAATCAGCAATGCGGTAAGAACCTCCTTTAGCGAAAATGAAATTCTGGCTGATGCACCTATTCAGATAAGCAGTGATCACGGCGTGGTAACCTTAAGTGGATATGTTAAAAAAATACGCCAGGCCGATGTAGCTGAGCAAATTGCTTCAAGAGTCAATGGCGTTAAAACCGTAGAAAATCGCATCATTATCAGAAAGTAA
- a CDS encoding peptide chain release factor 3 — protein MSDFYEDFNKRRTFAIISHPDAGKTTVTEKLLLFGGAIQLAGTVKGRKADRHATSDWMEMEKERGISITTSVMQFVHNEHVINLLDTPGHEDFSEDTYRTLTAVDSALMVIDVAKGVEERTVKLMEVCRLRDTPIMTFINKLDREGREPISLLDEVESVLGIQCAPVTWPVGMGKRFKGIYHLYEDAVYLYQSGKNAQKQEATRIQGLDNPELDELLGSVAQELRDEIELVKGASHEFDLQKYLAGRLTPVYFGSAINNFGIKELLDDFAANAPGPRPREAVEREVSPDEEAFSGFVFKIQANMDPKHRDRIAFVRICSGQFNKGMKLSHLRIGKEIQISNALTFMAGDRSHAELAMAGDIIGLHNHGTIRIGDTFTQGEQLKFTGIPNFAPELFRLVRLKDPLKSKALLKGLIELSEEGATQVFRPLNSNQLILGAVGILQFDVVAHRLKNEYKVDCVYESVNVSCARWVYSDDDKAMAEFKTKAYDYLALDGSDSLMYLAPTRVNLTMAQERYPKIQFTATREH, from the coding sequence ATGTCCGATTTTTACGAAGACTTCAATAAGCGACGAACTTTTGCAATCATTTCGCATCCTGACGCTGGAAAAACAACGGTTACTGAAAAACTGTTACTATTCGGAGGTGCTATTCAGCTTGCGGGAACAGTCAAGGGACGTAAGGCTGATCGCCATGCGACATCTGACTGGATGGAAATGGAAAAGGAGAGAGGGATTTCGATTACCACTTCGGTCATGCAATTTGTTCATAACGAACATGTAATCAACTTGCTTGATACCCCAGGACACGAGGATTTCTCTGAGGATACCTATCGAACCCTGACTGCTGTTGACTCGGCCTTAATGGTAATCGATGTGGCCAAGGGTGTTGAGGAGCGAACGGTAAAATTAATGGAAGTTTGCCGTCTGCGTGATACGCCGATAATGACCTTTATCAATAAACTGGACCGTGAAGGTCGAGAACCCATTTCTCTACTGGATGAGGTGGAGTCTGTTCTTGGGATTCAGTGTGCACCTGTCACCTGGCCTGTCGGTATGGGTAAGCGATTTAAAGGCATTTACCATTTATATGAAGATGCCGTTTATCTCTATCAGTCAGGAAAAAATGCCCAGAAACAAGAGGCGACACGCATTCAGGGACTCGATAATCCTGAACTGGATGAGCTATTAGGGAGTGTTGCTCAGGAGCTGCGAGATGAAATTGAATTGGTTAAAGGCGCTTCTCATGAGTTTGATTTGCAAAAATACCTTGCTGGCCGCCTGACACCTGTTTATTTTGGTTCAGCCATTAACAATTTTGGTATCAAAGAATTACTGGACGATTTCGCCGCCAATGCGCCAGGTCCTCGTCCAAGAGAAGCTGTGGAACGGGAAGTGTCGCCTGATGAGGAAGCCTTCAGCGGATTTGTATTTAAAATTCAGGCGAATATGGATCCTAAACATCGGGATCGTATTGCCTTTGTACGCATTTGCTCAGGCCAATTCAATAAAGGGATGAAATTAAGTCATTTGCGTATTGGTAAGGAAATTCAGATTTCCAATGCTTTAACATTTATGGCGGGTGACCGTTCTCATGCTGAGCTTGCAATGGCTGGCGATATTATCGGCTTGCATAATCATGGCACAATACGGATTGGCGATACCTTTACCCAGGGGGAGCAATTAAAATTTACCGGTATTCCCAATTTCGCTCCCGAGCTGTTTCGTCTGGTACGTTTAAAAGATCCTTTAAAAAGCAAGGCTTTGCTGAAAGGATTGATTGAATTGTCCGAAGAGGGCGCGACCCAGGTATTCCGTCCGTTAAACAGCAATCAATTGATTCTTGGAGCAGTCGGTATACTTCAGTTTGATGTGGTCGCTCATCGACTGAAAAATGAATATAAAGTCGACTGTGTGTATGAATCAGTCAATGTGAGCTGTGCCCGCTGGGTTTATTCAGATGACGATAAAGCAATGGCTGAATTTAAAACAAAAGCCTATGATTATCTGGCGCTGGATGGAAGCGATTCATTAATGTATCTGGCTCCTACACGAGTTAATCTGACAATGGCGCAGGAACGTTACCCCAAAATCCAATTCACAGCAACCCGAGAACA
- a CDS encoding GNAT family N-acetyltransferase: MNYVIERMSRQEADIALEWAAREGWNPGLHDINCYYQTDPDGFFAGRLDGKTIAIGSAVRYDDHYAFCGFYIVDKAYRGGGYGLALTRKRLEYVGSRNAGIDGVPQMLEKYSRLGYRQAHANARYRWETHSIAIASDPSFIDLKQVDLKRLSDYDRQHFPARRESFLNCWINQPDSISLACLHKGELCGYGVIRPAHEGYRIGPLFADNPAIANDLFLQLCKQAKSHVVFLDIPENNPHALNLVKQYEMEKVFTTARMYLKGEPEVKIQSIYGITSFELG; this comes from the coding sequence ATGAATTATGTTATTGAGCGAATGAGTCGGCAGGAAGCGGATATAGCCCTTGAATGGGCAGCCAGGGAGGGCTGGAATCCTGGGTTGCATGATATCAATTGTTATTATCAGACAGACCCTGATGGTTTTTTTGCTGGAAGGCTTGACGGCAAGACGATTGCGATCGGTTCCGCTGTTCGTTATGACGATCATTATGCGTTCTGCGGTTTTTATATTGTCGATAAGGCCTATCGTGGCGGAGGTTATGGCCTGGCGTTAACGCGAAAACGCCTGGAGTATGTCGGCAGCCGCAATGCGGGCATTGACGGTGTTCCACAAATGCTCGAGAAGTACAGCCGTCTCGGTTATCGACAAGCCCATGCCAATGCCCGTTATCGCTGGGAGACCCATTCAATCGCTATTGCCTCAGATCCCTCATTTATTGATTTAAAACAAGTCGATTTAAAGCGCCTGAGTGATTATGACCGTCAACATTTTCCGGCACGGCGCGAATCATTTCTGAACTGCTGGATTAATCAACCAGACAGCATAAGCCTTGCCTGTCTTCACAAAGGCGAATTATGCGGGTATGGCGTCATTCGCCCCGCTCATGAGGGCTATCGAATCGGGCCATTATTTGCTGATAACCCTGCTATCGCCAATGATTTATTTCTCCAATTGTGTAAACAGGCTAAAAGCCATGTTGTGTTTTTAGATATTCCTGAAAATAATCCTCACGCGCTAAATCTGGTAAAGCAGTATGAAATGGAAAAAGTATTTACTACAGCCCGTATGTATTTAAAAGGGGAGCCTGAAGTGAAGATTCAATCAATTTATGGCATCACTTCCTTCGAGTTGGGGTAA
- a CDS encoding enoyl-CoA hydratase/isomerase family protein, whose amino-acid sequence MDVIEQELNQDGIFTITLNRPDKLNSLSTEVLQALSELFHEAGTNDRIKAVLITGAGKAFCAGADISRLAECNAQTGYQFACEGQDIFRQLETLGKPSLAAINGFAFGGGCELAMAATLRIASTKAQFGQPEVKLGVIPGYGGTQRLARLVGKGRALDLCLTGRFINAETAYSWGLVTDVVEPEQLLEQANKTLKTILSMAPLAIQGVMEVIDHGFDLSLTDALHLEAVHFAKVCASQDKQEGVQAFLAKRQAVFQGE is encoded by the coding sequence ATGGATGTTATTGAACAGGAATTAAATCAGGACGGCATTTTCACTATCACTTTAAATCGGCCTGATAAGCTCAATTCCTTAAGTACAGAGGTTCTGCAGGCACTGTCGGAATTATTTCACGAAGCTGGAACCAATGACAGAATCAAGGCTGTATTGATTACCGGTGCAGGCAAGGCGTTTTGTGCCGGAGCCGATATTTCTCGATTGGCTGAATGCAATGCCCAGACGGGTTATCAGTTTGCATGCGAAGGGCAGGACATTTTTCGCCAGTTAGAGACACTGGGCAAACCTTCTCTGGCTGCTATTAATGGTTTCGCTTTTGGCGGGGGCTGTGAACTGGCAATGGCCGCTACCTTGCGCATAGCCTCGACCAAGGCACAATTTGGGCAACCAGAAGTGAAACTGGGTGTAATTCCAGGTTATGGTGGAACGCAGCGTCTGGCTCGACTGGTTGGAAAAGGCAGAGCATTAGATCTATGTCTGACCGGTCGTTTTATCAATGCCGAAACAGCATACAGCTGGGGATTGGTTACTGACGTGGTTGAGCCGGAGCAGCTGCTTGAACAGGCTAATAAGACCTTAAAAACTATTTTGTCGATGGCTCCTTTAGCCATTCAGGGCGTTATGGAAGTCATTGATCATGGTTTTGACCTCTCATTAACCGATGCCCTGCATCTTGAAGCGGTTCATTTCGCAAAAGTTTGCGCATCGCAGGATAAACAGGAAGGGGTGCAGGCATTTCTTGCCAAACGGCAGGCTGTATTTCAAGGGGAATAA
- a CDS encoding polysaccharide deacetylase family protein: MLRDMVGYGPNLPLNGWPGNTKLAINFVINYEEGAELSPVNGDLTAETYGGEFPLAAKPSGMRNLSMESLFEYGSRCGIWRLIRLFEQEQIPLTFFITGLAIRLNRELGSYLRNTSHEAAGHGWRWIDYAQMSKEEEKKHIIQCINAIKEATGRRPQGWYTGRRSSHTRELLSEIGGFKYDSESYADDLPHFLNGHLIIPYTLDCNDFRYTTNPGFGIWQDFYTHLKASFDYLYQEQRMALMTIGLHPRISGRPGRCLAIQEFIAYIKQFKDVWITRRIDIADFWLNNCLPDKP; this comes from the coding sequence ATGCTTCGTGATATGGTGGGCTATGGCCCCAATCTTCCGCTCAATGGCTGGCCGGGAAATACTAAACTTGCCATTAATTTTGTCATCAATTATGAAGAAGGTGCTGAACTATCGCCTGTCAATGGTGACTTAACAGCTGAGACTTATGGTGGAGAGTTTCCATTAGCAGCCAAGCCTTCAGGCATGCGTAATTTAAGCATGGAGTCTTTATTTGAATACGGCAGCCGCTGCGGTATCTGGCGTCTTATCCGCCTGTTTGAGCAGGAGCAAATTCCACTGACTTTCTTTATCACTGGTCTGGCCATCCGTTTAAACCGCGAATTGGGATCTTATTTACGCAACACAAGCCATGAAGCGGCAGGTCATGGCTGGCGATGGATTGATTATGCACAAATGTCCAAAGAAGAGGAAAAAAAGCATATTATTCAATGTATTAATGCGATTAAAGAGGCAACTGGACGTCGGCCTCAGGGCTGGTATACCGGTCGACGAAGCAGCCATACACGCGAATTGCTCTCAGAGATTGGCGGATTTAAATATGATTCCGAGAGTTATGCCGATGATTTGCCCCATTTTTTAAATGGGCATCTGATTATTCCCTACACGCTCGACTGCAATGATTTTCGTTATACGACCAATCCAGGCTTTGGTATTTGGCAGGACTTTTATACACACCTGAAAGCCAGCTTCGATTATCTTTATCAGGAACAACGGATGGCCTTAATGACTATTGGCTTGCACCCCCGGATTAGCGGACGTCCGGGAAGATGTCTGGCTATTCAAGAATTTATTGCCTATATCAAGCAGTTTAAGGATGTATGGATAACCAGACGAATCGATATTGCCGATTTTTGGTTGAATAATTGCCTCCCTGATAAACCTTGA
- the recQ gene encoding DNA helicase RecQ yields the protein MEQVQERTSHQATKILKDYFGYDSFRGLQQQVISDLLAGKDLLVLMPTGGGKSLCYQVPALIRPGVAIVVSPLIALMEDQVAALKLQGIRAAYYNSSLNSEESRQVLAQLHQQELDLLYIAPERLVSLSFLQRLEDCELALFAIDEAHCISQWGHDFRPEYAELGKLKTYFPDVPVIALTATADQQTRQDIIDKLNYQPLSYVDSFNRPNIHYRVEYKDNPGKQLAHFLKEQESQAGIIYCGTRNAVTQLAERLQAQGHKARAYHAGLSHAERREVQSLFRHDHIDIVVATLAFGMGIDKPNVRYVVHYDLPKTIESYYQETGRAGRDGLPSQAFLLYDPADSARLRGWIAEIEDEHKHRVELNKLNHMMAFAEASHCRRHILLNYFDESSAPQCQYCDICDSPPVTQDATLEAQKILSCIYRLKQSYGISYVIDVLRGSNAEKILQNGHEKLSTYGIGKDKSGKFWKLLTWQLIHRDYCYQDTHHFNVLRLSEKAKAVLKGEEKVMLVLPSEKPKGIIARIKEQYFSKDNDPLFVTLRALRRKLAEQENKPPFMIFSDSTLHDMVRKNPQTAEELLNVTGVGQHKLNHYGLHFLKAIREFVE from the coding sequence ATGGAACAAGTCCAGGAACGCACATCCCATCAAGCAACCAAAATTTTGAAAGATTATTTTGGCTATGACTCTTTTCGCGGTTTGCAGCAACAGGTTATTAGCGACTTGTTAGCTGGCAAGGACTTGCTCGTGCTGATGCCTACCGGTGGTGGAAAATCGCTTTGCTATCAGGTTCCGGCACTCATTCGACCGGGTGTGGCTATTGTCGTTTCGCCTTTAATCGCTTTAATGGAAGATCAGGTGGCTGCCCTGAAGCTGCAAGGGATCCGGGCCGCTTATTATAATTCTTCACTTAATAGCGAAGAATCGCGGCAAGTGCTGGCCCAATTGCATCAGCAAGAACTGGATTTACTGTATATTGCTCCGGAACGTCTGGTAAGTCTTTCTTTTCTGCAGCGTCTTGAGGATTGCGAACTGGCATTATTTGCCATTGATGAGGCGCATTGTATTTCACAATGGGGGCATGATTTTCGCCCGGAGTATGCTGAACTGGGTAAATTGAAAACCTATTTCCCTGATGTACCCGTTATTGCACTCACTGCAACCGCAGATCAGCAGACACGTCAGGACATCATCGACAAATTAAATTATCAGCCTCTATCCTATGTCGATTCATTTAATCGCCCTAATATCCACTACCGGGTTGAGTACAAAGATAATCCAGGAAAACAGCTGGCCCATTTTTTGAAAGAACAGGAGTCTCAAGCGGGGATTATTTATTGCGGCACACGCAATGCCGTTACCCAACTGGCTGAAAGACTTCAAGCTCAGGGCCATAAAGCGCGTGCTTACCATGCAGGACTATCGCATGCCGAACGGCGGGAAGTTCAATCACTCTTTCGTCATGATCACATCGATATCGTGGTAGCGACACTGGCTTTCGGGATGGGTATTGATAAACCGAATGTGCGCTATGTGGTCCATTATGATTTGCCTAAGACCATTGAAAGTTATTATCAGGAAACTGGCCGAGCCGGGCGAGACGGGTTACCCTCCCAGGCATTTCTACTCTATGATCCAGCCGACAGCGCTCGTCTTAGAGGCTGGATTGCCGAAATTGAAGATGAACATAAACACCGGGTTGAACTTAACAAGTTAAATCATATGATGGCCTTTGCCGAAGCCAGCCACTGCCGCCGTCATATCCTGTTAAATTATTTTGATGAAAGCAGTGCGCCCCAATGTCAGTATTGCGATATTTGCGACTCCCCTCCCGTAACCCAGGACGCAACCCTCGAAGCGCAAAAGATTCTCTCCTGTATTTATCGCTTAAAGCAAAGTTACGGCATATCCTATGTAATTGATGTGCTTCGCGGCAGTAATGCTGAGAAGATATTACAGAATGGCCATGAAAAACTGTCAACTTACGGAATTGGGAAAGACAAATCCGGTAAATTCTGGAAACTTTTGACCTGGCAGTTGATTCATAGAGATTATTGCTATCAGGATACCCACCATTTCAATGTGCTGCGCTTATCAGAAAAAGCCAAAGCAGTCTTAAAGGGAGAAGAAAAAGTCATGCTGGTGCTTCCCAGCGAAAAGCCGAAAGGGATTATTGCAAGAATAAAAGAGCAATATTTCTCTAAGGATAATGATCCCTTATTCGTCACTTTGCGTGCATTGCGAAGGAAGCTTGCAGAGCAGGAAAACAAACCGCCCTTTATGATTTTTAGCGACAGTACTTTACATGACATGGTCAGGAAAAACCCCCAAACTGCGGAAGAGCTCTTGAACGTCACGGGGGTTGGACAGCATAAATTAAACCACTATGGGTTACACTTTTTGAAGGCGATTAGGGAGTTTGTGGAGTAG
- a CDS encoding acyl-CoA dehydrogenase family protein, with protein MDFTYSEEHQAFREMAADFAREKLMPYAEKWDQEHYFPMDVLQEAAALGMAGLVVSEEIGGTGMTRLEASLIFEQLASGCVSTSAFLSIHNMVVSLIDRYGSEALRQQWGPRLTEMQVVGSYCLTEPDSGSDAASLKTRAVREGDYYTLNGAKSFISGGSVSDVYLCMVRTGDESHHGISCLLIEKDTPGLSFGKLERKMGWHSQPTSMLFFENCKVPVSNRVGDEGMGFKIALNALNGGRVNIASCSLGGALACLRLAQSYLHERKQFGKSLSQMQALRFYFADMLTDFEAARLMVYRAADALDKNNPKAPMYCAMAKRLATDVAFRISDRAMQMHGGYGYLQDYQVERIFRDLRVHQILEGTNEIMREIVAKSVLDEDYFID; from the coding sequence ATGGATTTCACTTATAGTGAAGAGCATCAGGCTTTTCGGGAAATGGCTGCTGATTTCGCACGCGAAAAGCTAATGCCTTATGCTGAAAAATGGGATCAGGAACATTATTTTCCTATGGACGTGCTGCAGGAAGCGGCTGCGCTTGGAATGGCTGGCTTGGTAGTGTCTGAAGAAATTGGCGGCACCGGAATGACCCGTCTGGAAGCTTCCCTGATTTTCGAGCAATTGGCATCCGGTTGTGTAAGCACCAGTGCTTTTCTGTCCATTCATAATATGGTGGTTTCTTTAATTGACCGGTATGGCTCAGAAGCTTTGCGCCAGCAGTGGGGGCCTCGCCTTACTGAAATGCAGGTGGTAGGCAGTTACTGTCTGACTGAACCCGATTCTGGCTCCGATGCTGCCTCCTTAAAAACCCGGGCGGTCAGGGAGGGCGATTATTATACCCTGAATGGCGCTAAATCATTTATTTCCGGCGGCAGTGTAAGCGACGTGTATCTGTGTATGGTTCGTACCGGTGACGAGTCACATCACGGTATTTCCTGTCTTTTAATTGAGAAAGATACGCCGGGACTAAGTTTTGGAAAACTCGAAAGAAAAATGGGATGGCATAGCCAGCCTACATCCATGTTATTTTTTGAAAATTGTAAAGTACCAGTCAGCAATCGAGTCGGTGATGAAGGGATGGGTTTCAAGATTGCTTTAAATGCCTTAAATGGAGGGCGCGTCAATATCGCTTCCTGTTCATTGGGCGGTGCGCTTGCCTGTTTAAGGCTGGCCCAGTCTTATTTGCATGAGCGCAAACAATTTGGCAAATCTTTATCTCAAATGCAGGCCTTGCGTTTTTATTTTGCGGACATGTTAACTGATTTTGAAGCCGCTCGACTGATGGTTTACCGGGCTGCAGATGCTTTGGATAAAAATAATCCTAAAGCGCCGATGTATTGTGCTATGGCCAAACGCCTGGCAACAGATGTTGCATTTCGCATCAGTGATCGTGCCATGCAAATGCACGGAGGCTATGGGTATTTGCAGGATTATCAGGTTGAAAGAATATTCCGTGATCTGCGTGTACACCAAATCCTTGAAGGAACGAATGAAATCATGCGCGAGATTGTAGCCAAATCCGTTCTTGATGAAGACTATTTTATTGATTAA
- a CDS encoding enoyl-CoA hydratase/isomerase family protein — protein MNSNILFEKQNQLGIITLNRPNALNALTLEMINSLQEQLIEWEHDRHIHAVLIQATPGKAFCAGGDVRWLYESGLHKKEEQMEFFWHEYRLNHYIHHYSKPYIALMNGITMGGGVGISLHGSHPVATENFVFAMPETGIGFFPDIGASYLLARLPHYLGVYLGLTGNRLTSQDALAAGLIRKIIPAEHSAGLIELLNETDLAVNAAQKVDDCLTQLPLADTQHSIANAGQIEKHFKFNTIEEILVSLKAAQDEWSKACLDNLQQKAPLSLKITLTQIHKARFLSMADCIKMDYCLVRHFMNDSDFYEGVRALLVDKDKSPHWDPKQLEGVSEAKVADYFECDQELKLLD, from the coding sequence ATGAACAGTAATATTCTTTTTGAAAAGCAGAATCAATTGGGAATCATTACACTCAATCGACCCAATGCCCTGAATGCTTTGACTTTAGAGATGATTAACTCCTTACAAGAGCAACTAATCGAGTGGGAACATGACCGCCATATTCATGCGGTGCTCATTCAGGCAACTCCCGGAAAAGCATTTTGTGCCGGGGGTGATGTGCGCTGGCTCTATGAAAGCGGTCTGCATAAAAAAGAAGAGCAGATGGAATTTTTCTGGCATGAATATCGATTAAATCATTATATTCATCACTATTCCAAGCCCTATATTGCATTAATGAACGGCATTACTATGGGCGGGGGCGTCGGTATTTCTCTCCATGGCTCACATCCTGTTGCTACAGAGAATTTCGTATTTGCCATGCCTGAAACAGGAATTGGCTTTTTTCCTGACATCGGTGCGAGCTATCTTCTGGCAAGACTACCCCATTATCTTGGGGTTTATCTTGGTTTGACTGGTAATCGCTTAACGAGCCAGGACGCTTTGGCAGCAGGTTTGATTAGAAAAATTATTCCAGCCGAGCATTCGGCGGGGCTTATTGAGTTATTAAACGAGACTGATCTTGCTGTGAACGCCGCTCAGAAAGTGGATGATTGCCTTACACAGCTGCCATTAGCCGATACTCAACACTCCATTGCGAATGCAGGCCAGATTGAAAAGCACTTCAAGTTCAATACAATTGAGGAAATTCTGGTTTCATTAAAGGCCGCTCAGGATGAATGGTCGAAGGCCTGCCTGGATAATTTACAGCAGAAAGCGCCCTTAAGTTTAAAAATAACCCTGACACAGATCCACAAAGCCCGATTTTTATCAATGGCTGACTGCATCAAAATGGATTATTGTCTGGTGCGGCATTTCATGAACGATTCCGATTTTTACGAGGGCGTACGCGCCTTGCTAGTGGATAAGGATAAATCTCCTCATTGGGATCCAAAACAGCTGGAGGGTGTTTCAGAAGCTAAAGTGGCTGATTATTTTGAATGCGATCAAGAACTTAAGCTCCTTGATTAG